From the Echeneis naucrates chromosome 7, fEcheNa1.1, whole genome shotgun sequence genome, the window TTTTAAAGAGAAGACTTTTTTCCTGTAATAGAGATTGTTTTCCTGGCACTTTCACTCCCTCACAGTTCGTGAACGCACCATCGACCTCATCAGAGGTGATGGCAACACCACTCTTTTGAAAAAGGCAGTTCCGCGTGGAGACTTCTCAGTTTTTCAGACTGTATTAAAACCGATTTAAATGTTGTGGTGGCACGCAGGGGATGAGACACAGCCATTAAAGTTAGAAAATCTCATCACAATAAACTCTGTGCCTTTGCTTTTCATCTGTTCCGTTGGTATTTTTCGAATGAATGCAATTAAATGCATCAATATGAGCTGCATTCCTGTTGTCAAAGGTCTTTTGGTTTCCTGTAGTGCATTTAAAACCACATAAATAAGAACACGGCTCATTGCAGCATTGTCCCGTGGACGAATGTTTCTGCTCTCCCCTGGGGATCGTGCTGATTACCAGAGGAAACTGCTCATCGCTCTGGATAAAGTCACTATAATTTACGTCCGTGTGTTTACTCGTTAATTATTGATCACACACTCAATGCATATGTGATATAATCTGGTGGAGGTGGAGCCGGGGctatcctttaaaaaaaaaaaaaaaaaaaaaaaaaaggcaggagcTCACGAATGCACGCTGGCTCCCAGTATAATGGAATCAGATGGATAAAACGTGGCAAAGAAGGTACACGATATGAGCTGAATAAGCAACACAAAATCAGGCGATAAACATGCAAAAAAgcttggggtgtgtgtgtttgtgtgtgtgtgtgtgtgtgagggatgCAAAGAGATAGAGAAGGAGGGGAAGACAAGTCCTATTAACtgcagtttttagtttttttttttttcatgtcaggcTTCAATGAGAACTGAGTCCTGAGagaatttctgtgttttcatagAGTAAACAGGCGGAAGTCACCTCTGAACTaatctcttcttcttttactgcaaccccccccacccaaaaaaaaaaaaatgaaacccTTATTCATTAAAACAGCCAATCCAAAATGCAGTGGTATGTCAGCCTATTTATTTGTGTTCTGCACAGGATTTGTACTTTGTGCTTCTCTGCGCCGCACCGTTCCCTTTGGAGGGAAATGCTTTTACTGCTGTACATTTATTTGCTGTCACTGTCAATTTACTAACTTATTGTTATACTTCACTTGTAATCCTCAAAATTTTGAGGGTTAGATGTAGAACTTATAAAATGTGATCTAATAACAGATTTattaattgttttaattaaagGTGCtacatgctttttcttttgttttcagccaCCAACATTGGTTTCTCACTGAGCGTTGGTGGTTGTATTGAGCTTCAATCCAAGAGCTTccatctttgctttgttttgcaaGATGAGATAAAATTTCCCATCTGACCCAGCAGGGTTAGTGACACCACCCACCTTGAGCTGAGGGCAGCTAGCTGGCTAGCAGGAATGATTGAAATAGAAGCAACACTTGagtttttttccatcagtggagccagctctctctctttagaCTCTCTTTATACATACTTTATGTATGTAGTGTTTACAAAAACCTACAcatagataaataataaataatctaaatacTTCCTGCGTTAATATCTACACTTCTCTATCGGTGTCATCAGGTCCAAAGCCGGACAGACATCAGGAAGGAGTCTCCTTTATTCTTggaatgtttacatttttctaaaGCTTGCAGCAGAGGGGCCCGTGGCCTTGGCTTTCCTGCAGGCTGACGCCACAAACTCCAACTGCCAGCGAAATTGTTGTCGTCGTCATTTAAATCCCATATCCATATTTTATGAACATGTGAACTCTGATTATATTGCCCTTCTGCACTCTGGCTCTGATTCAGTTTAGCAGCCCACCACCACACACTGTGTATCACTTCACAGCGTCTGCCTGTTGGAGGACCTGTGAGAGGAAGCTTCTGAAACGCACTGCCCTGGCACGGCCGTTGAAATATAAATGCCACATACACACCGTTAATCAAAAGTGAAACGGCGTTAGATAAGAAATAGGAAATGTTCCTCCTCACAATGGCTCTGCAGGTTGCACGGGGAGTTGTGGCTTGGTAACACACTGCCCCCTGCAGACCGGCAACATGAATGACTGCTGCGGTTCCATGTAAATCCCAAACACTACCTCAAGAACATCAAAATGTCAGCATTCATAGACCGTCTGTCAAACACCTCTCAGGTCAGCTTCCCTTTAACGGCCAGCTGAAACCGAAGAACCTGACATAAATGCTGTCTGCACATCCTGGCTCTTCCCCTGCAGTGCTTCCCTCTGGTGGTTGTGAGATGAGCATGAACTAGTTTTTCTCCCCAACTCCAAGAaacttcatttggcttaatCAAGAGCATTCAAGAGATGGACTTTCATTATCTCCTGCCTAGACTGCTGAACCAAGGAATCTGTTGGATTGGACCATATTTATATGCTGCTTTAGGGCAACAACTCTCAGATTCATTGTGGAGCCATACTCACTGAAGTTGTGTGCAATCTTCTGGTCCAGCATTATATTCTGGGTGTTGCTCTGCTCAGCGATGCCGAACGTCCCCAGATCTCTAACAGCAAATTGCTCGTATAAGCGCGAAGTGTCGATTTCAATCCTCCTGGTGCTTTCTTGCATCCAAAATGATTTTGCAATCTGCCGacaaacaaattaattcaaTGCTGAGACGACTCCATTTTATGAGGAAATCAATGTTGACATTACACAGGAGCACTTCTGGGGCAACAACAGGCtaagtgacagaaaaacaaggactAATTCGCAACAGTGATGCAATATAAGGAATAATGAAGCAGGAAACCGAGCAGACGCtgacctttctgtgtttgccacaacagtgaaacactacatttaaatatgaataattcaTATTGATGAGAACCTTTGTAGGTTTTTATActaactgtggaaaaaaaatatggtaATTTGGAGCCCTCTGATGAATGAAGTTTGAAGTGGCAGTGTTACCTTCTCTGAGCCAACGAGGTCCCAGTGGAAAGCCTTGGTGCGTGTTTTTTTCACATTCGTCCTCGGTCTGAAGGGTAAAGGTGGCGGGGCCGGGATGCTCGGGGGTGAAGGCCCTTTCACAACTGATGAGCCCGATTCATGCTTAAGAGACTCTGGAGCTGTGGGACAGGATGTGAGCGTAGCACAGTTGGCCGAGGGtgggggagaggtggaggacGGCGACAGGGGGATGACACGGGGAGAGGTTGGTGACAGCACAGGAGGCGAAGTGTCACGTCCCATTGCAGCCTTCCTGGAGCTGCGAGGCGCAGGAACAGGCTTTGTATAATCAGGGGAGGGATAAGTTGGACTCGTGTCACCGCTGGAAGTTGGATCTGCATTTACATAATCAACAGGAGGAACATCGATAGCCCCCCTATTAAATCCTCCACTCGATTCGAGATCTACGTCGGTGTCCTCTGCGTCCTCGGCTATGGTGAGATTTCGAGGCGTCTCGCCCTTTGACTTCCTCTTCCATTCCGAGCAGAGTTTGTCGATGGCGTGGACCCAAGCGTCTCGCACCCTCTGGATATCTCCTTTTGGGCTGGCTTGATCTGAGACAGGCACCTTAAATCtgcagcacattgaaaaaaacatttaacttcCCTCATTATCAGAGATAAGTCTGGCTATAAATAACCAAGCcgtttgtttttcacttcatcGCTCGCTGTGTTACAAGCGCACTGAAGAGGCCACTAACTGAAAGGACGCACAACTTCAGGCCTGTAAATGAATTCATTAGCTGCTGAGACTCAGACTCACTGGTACTCGTTTTTGTGGGTGGTGAGGGTGAAGGCGTCCGGGCTGTCAGGCTTCTGGACGCTGGTGTCTCCGTCCGACAGGTGAATCACGACGCACTGGGGCACAGCGTCGGCGGGGTCTCGACACCCGAAGGGGACCAGGGTCAGCTGGGCCTGGTGAAGCTGGACCTGGTATCTTCAACAGAATGTAGCAGTGACGTGAAAATGTAAACCAGCACCTCAGCTGTGTACACATCCTGCACCAAGTCTGGGACAAGGTCACTTTACTTTGTTAGCCGAGCCGAGTCCTTGCTTGTCTTTTTGTCACTGCAGCAAATTGCTTCTCTTGCTTTTTATGCAGCCTTGATATTATTCAAATTGCTGAAATAATTTTAGCGCTTTATGTTGACTGTGTTTCCATGAACCTTTCAAAGCGCCTTACCACGTTTAAGTATCTGCTATTATTACACTTGAAGCCCACGTAGGTTTTGACCAAAGAGAACATGCTGGGCATCAATGCAACTGTTCATTTAGACTAAAAGGAGAAAACGTGTTTCACCCAACATCCAAAATAACTGTTATTTgagaaaatataacaaattgCTTTTCATGTTGAATGAGAAGATGAAGACCGTGTTGAGACAGGAAATAATGAGACACCACCGACTCCGCCCTCCATCAGATTGTTTGAAAATCTTCCTCTCACTGATCTACACCTTATTGCCGCGTGTATTTTGTGAGTAATCAGGGAGGCGGACGCAAGTGCAGACTCACAATAAGTGGTTCGGTTAGACTACAATGATGGTTGTTAACACTGATGACCTGTCAGGTAGAAATGAAGTGGGAGGGGGGTGAAGAACAGCTGTGGAGGTCAgttaggtctttttttttttaaatagttctGTGAGAAAGTTTCTGCAAAAACTACTTTAATGCTTTAACTGCTTCAATGTTTAGATTTTTGTAGCTACTTAAGAAACAAGAATTGGTTTATATGTGAGTTTCAGCTGGGCTGGTTGTGCGTCTTTGAGGTTAAAGCTATGCTGATGAGGGTCGTACTTCTGGGCTTTACAGTTCGGGTTCAGTTTTCACACCTCCACATAAACACACGATTTTATTATGCTGGACCTATTTAACTTCACTGCTCAGAGTTTGACactaaaagtgtgttttgaCATATTTCTCTGTTGTGGTTCAGTACGTTATGCAGGATTCAGTGCCCTGAAAATCGACTTTTCAACAtaaaattagcaaaaatgttGTGCGGTACGGCATTTCACACCTTTGAATGTTTACACGTTTGTGATTTTCAATAAgggagaataaataaatgtagtatTCAGGATTTTAAACTTGCTAACTTGGAAGTTTCTCGATGGAAAATGTTACATCAGATGTATTAATCAAAGCAGTCTGtctgtgaaagtatcaaagtgGCTTTTAAAGATATAAATTCAAAACGTGCTTTGAATTCAGATGCAGTATGAAAGTGATTAATAAAAAGAGTTCAATCAAAAATATCAGTGTGAAGAAAGTGACTGCAAATCGTTTTTCATCACGTCTGTGCTGTAAAGACACGGCCGTACTTCACCCATCTGAAGGAAGCCAGGCCTCCTCTGTGCAGCAACAGGACGCCTTCAAGAAGGCGCTGAGCCGGCTGACGCTGCTGATGAGCTTCGGCGTCTCCCTCCTCGGGACTCCTGTATATATTCCCATAAATGATCTGATTCACAAGCTGCATTATCTGttggttgaaaaaaataaataaataaaagaagaaattgatGACGTGAGGGCATCAGTACACAAAAATGAGTGCAGACTTCCTctcaacaataacaataacctAAAGCATAGATTCACCTTGTGCTTGTCCTCCACTGATGTGGCTTCCAGTTCATAGTCGTGATGTTCTTTAAAAGAGATGGAGAACCTGGAACCGGCTGCATCGTCGCAGCTCTTGACCGTGGAGAAGGGAAGCTGTCTCTTGATGATTCCTTTTTCAATGCTGCACAGCATTTTGGTGTTGAAGTCGATCTGCACGGTCATAATGACAGTGTTTATACTGTGGAAACAAACAAGCTCGCAACCCGCCATTTTAGTACTTTAGTAAAATTGTTGGCTATAAAGAGCTTATTTTGCACTCATGTTGGTTCTTAGTTAAATGTGCTGTTTTGATGCGAGTACAGGACATTGAGTCTGTTAGATTTATTAACTACACACTTTAGATTATGAATAGATGATGCTTGACTGAGACTGTGTTCTACAGATTCAACCGCCCTCCCCGTTTGTATGAAACTAACCCAAACTAACCACATAGTTGGAGTTGCTCTGCTCTAAAGTTTCAACAAAAGCTGAGCATTATAAATTTTGGCGGGTGATCTGAAGACAAACTCCTTGTCAGTTCAGCTGTACAGAATAAACTACTGTGGCTGTTTCGCGAAACCAGCAATCGCAGCGTGACCCAGAT encodes:
- the LOC115045978 gene encoding formin-like protein 13, coding for MMPNLGPKRKDNLPRMDRYTEDLPKLSNEMQLSIMNKVKSGELSIEDALSLARKDQQILADEEQQQPSQYNFSVHKHSHYRWQKRVLQIDFNTKMLCSIEKGIIKRQLPFSTVKSCDDAAGSRFSISFKEHHDYELEATSVEDKHKIMQLVNQIIYGNIYRSPEEGDAEAHQQRQPAQRLLEGVLLLHRGGLASFRWVKYQVQLHQAQLTLVPFGCRDPADAVPQCVVIHLSDGDTSVQKPDSPDAFTLTTHKNEYQFKVPVSDQASPKGDIQRVRDAWVHAIDKLCSEWKRKSKGETPRNLTIAEDAEDTDVDLESSGGFNRGAIDVPPVDYVNADPTSSGDTSPTYPSPDYTKPVPAPRSSRKAAMGRDTSPPVLSPTSPRVIPLSPSSTSPPPSANCATLTSCPTAPESLKHESGSSVVKGPSPPSIPAPPPLPFRPRTNVKKTRTKAFHWDLVGSEKIAKSFWMQESTRRIEIDTSRLYEQFAVRDLGTFGIAEQSNTQNIMLDQKIAHNFNIFLKSFPVQPGELKDKLFVVNEEDGGLSDEHITSLRRYIPTVDDVEMYKSHKGPVTELHIVDRYMMEMCNIPHLSTQLDLLLMLRELPISMSDLQPLINQKIRMCTQLYHCRSFVSVLEYLLAIGNYLNDNAGKEKAKGFRLSSLTKLSQYRGRDRKFTLLHALVEQIMLHEPCLATFTKELAEFETVPGASVKGLTAEVDVLKNELQKVIQYKKTSKKRDAGSHHPNFTRDLKTAIEKYNADLAVLTKTCEEMKKLYSVILVKFGELPDQDSQELFGLIGQFVYNFKEAHAEVI